From Paenibacillus sp. PvR098:
AGTACCCCTAAGATCAATAGAAAAATGAAGACAGCTGTGGCGAGCAATATCTCCATAAAGTTAGATAAGATATACGAAATCAGAACAGGAATGAGCGCGGCTATGGCCGTCACCAGTACTGATTCGATCAACTCTTCCACACAGATTAGCCTCCTTGTACAAGAGTTAGGAAGTTATGCTTATGCCCAGCGGATAAAACGATCAATCGAATAGATCACCGAAAATGTCCATGACACTTTTTTTCTTCTTGTACTTCGGGTTATAGTGTCTGTTGTAATCCTCGGGATAAGGACGCCTTTGATCGTGTTCTTTGTTGTATCTTTTATCGTATTCATCCTCTTTGGACGTACGGCGTGTTTCGTGTCCCTCGTACCATTGGTTGAAGGGTTCCCGCACTTCTCGAACGCCTTGCATCAGTTTATCGAGTTCCCCCCTGTCGAGCCAAACTCCTTTGCAGGATGGACATATGTCAATCATTATCTGTTCCTTCTCTACCTCACGCATTTTTACACCGTCGCACACTGGGCAATTCATAAGTACATCCGACCTCCTTATTATTATGTAATAGCAGTTTCATTCACTTTTTGAGAGGTTTTCCATACCAATTTTAACATGATAAGGGAAGCCGCGCAAAAAGTTGGACATGAATTCGAGTTGACAAGTAATATTAGTAAAACGTATTCATGGTTAATCGGTGATATCCGATAAAAGATGGATGCAGCGCTAAATTATAGGTAACGGGGCGTTATCCGAATGGCCAACATAAGAGAAATCGCCCGATTGGCTAATGTATCGCAAGGCACCTTTCGGTCCGGAGTTATACGTTGGAGACATTGCTAAAAATCCGGTTACAAAGTAGAAAGAGTTTCTGGTCGACCATCCATGAAAGGCCTCGTTAAGAGGTTTTTTTATTTTATTCGCTAATAAACTAAATTCGCGCTGTGATAACCCTTTTTTATCACTGTTGGATTAGCTTTCTGATATAATAATCGTGAAAACATGGGTCAACTGTTAAACTTCCCCTCTTTTCTTGTATTTTTCATACCAACAACAGATGATCCTTCGACGGACGGGGAATATGAATCGCCTGATGCCAACTGTTGATTCCCACTATATCAATACCGTACCTCACTGGTTTAAAGTGCAGCTTTTGATCTGCATGTTAAATGATAACTGTAATGCAATTAGCATGATAAGGTGGTCAGAAATGGTGAAGCAAGTGGCTGTATGGGGTTGTTTATTGTTTGTGCTGTTGTCTCCTATGATACCGCAATCCTCGGAGATGGGCAGCGAAGGCTGGAGCGCTCTAGCTATACTGTCCTTGGCGATCGTCCTTTGGTTGACCAATGTCATACCGGCCTCTGTTACCAGCATGATGGTCGTGGTCCTTGTCTCGCTGCTCGGCATTCTGCCGTTCGAACAAGCTGCTCAAGCGCTGGGCAAAGAAGAAATATGGCTGATTTTATCCATGCTCATGATGGGAGTGGCGGTAGAAAAGTATTCTTTGGACAAGCGGCTTGCTTATAATATGCTCCTGTTTGCGGGGGGCAGCGTTAAATACATTGTCATGTACTTGATTGTGATCGCATTTTTACTCACCTTTTTCATGCCGAACGCATTGGGGCGGTTAACCGTGCTTCTACCGGTAAGTATAGGGCTGATTGAAACGATGAAAGCCCAAGGCGGTGCCAATTTCTCCAAACTCATCATTCTGACGGTCACTTTCGTACCTTATGTGAGCACTATTAGTCTGCTTACGGGAGCGGGGGGCTCCATTTATGCGGTAGGCCTATTCGACTCCATGCTGGGGCATCAATGGACTTATGTAGACTGGATGCTTCTGATGATGCCGATTACCCTTGTGGTTCTTGCGGCTTTTTGGGTGCTGCTCCTCTACTTATTTCCGCCGGAGACGGCTGTATTGACCGGGGGAGAGCAATTTTTTAAGCAAGAAAGAGATAAGCTTGGCCCTGTGACCGTGGCTGAAAAGAAATTGATTGCGCTTTATCTGCTCCTAACGCTTCTATGGATGACCAGCAGTCTGCACCATCTTCCGATTGCGCTTACAGGAGTGCTAGTAGTCACGCTGCTGTTCATACCCGGAATCCAGTTGCTAAGCTGGAAAGAAGCGATGAGTAAAGTGGATTGGGGGGTTCCGCTGCTGTTTGCTGCGGGCTTCGCCTTGGCGGACGCCCTCAATGAAAGCGGTGTGGTGAGGTGGGCTTCGGGGATGGCTACCAGCCTGCTGACCGATCTTCCCGCCGCTATTCTCGCCATGGCTATGATGTCGGCTTTCATCCTTATCCGAATCGGATTTACAAATTACACGGCCATGGTTGCTTCTTTACTTCCGGTGGCTCTGACGTTCGCTGCGGGAAGCACCCTGAATCCTCTCTGGCTTGGTATGCTGTGCGTAGTAGCCAGCAGTATCGGTTATTTTATCCCGACCCAATCCGCAGGCAGTATGACGACATTCGCGATGGGTTATTATTCGGGAAGGGATTATCTTGTGATTGGCAGTTTGATCACCCTGTTCATGTTCTTGACTACCCTGGTGGCGGCCTTCTTATATTGGCCGTTGCTCGGCCTGAGCGTACATCCAGGATAAATGAGATTGCTTAACATTTTTTGTTAAGTTACAATTAATGGGGTAATTCTTAATTAATGAGGAGGCTATCTGCCCTATGAGTTTGGCACTTCACACTGAAAAAGTCGTTCGTCAAATCACCATCGCAAAAATCGAAGCCATCAGCGAAGAATTTTTTGATGTCCAACCGCCGCAATTCAACAACACCATTAGATGGAATTTAGGACACATCGTTTCAGCTACCGACGGATTGATTTTTCAAAGAATTTCACAAACGTCACATCTGCCTGAAGGTTTTGCGGATTTGTTCAGAGGCGGTACCAAACCAGCGGATTGGACTACAACGCCTCCGACGAAAGCAGAATTGATCGAATTATTAAAATCACAAGTACATATTCTTGAAGAAACATTTGCAAATAGACTGGGTGAAAAATTACCCGAACCGCTTCAAATCCGTGATTTATCTTTCTCAACGGTGGAAGAAGTCATTAATTTTGCGTCCATGCACGAAACCATGCACAGCACCATCGTTTCAGACATGCTTAAGATCATTCAGCACCAGAGTAAATAACACGATCTGCCAATGGGAATAGTATGTCTCGATATAGATAAAATAAAAGTGTATCGACAACTTATTCTACGGCGGTGAATAGATTATGGGGAACCCCCCCAGACGAGGACACGTTGAATTCAGATCAACTCCGGCTAAGCTTGTGGCGGATATGCCTGAAGACGAAAACATGCGGGAGCAGCTTGACGAAATGAAAGAGAACGACAATTATCAAGGCTCTTGCGGTATTATTAGTAACAAGAAAAAATGATGCATAAGGCACATAATAAACAAGAAGGCTGCAGCCGTACTTGCAAAAGTCGGTTAGCAGCCTTCTTGTTTTGTTTTATAACGACATATGATATATCTTCAGAACATCTTCACGGCCGAGCGTTTTGAAGTTGCCGAAGGCTCCTCTTGCCATGGCTTTATCCGCCATCAGTTCCAGCTTCTCAGCATGGATGTCATAGTCCGCAAGCCGGCTCGGAGCACCGATGGAAGACCAGAAGGAACGCAGCGCCCGAATTCCCTCCAAAGCGGTTTCGCGGTCTGTCTTGCCTGTAGGATCGATCTCGAATACATTCACGGCGAATTGTTTGAACCGGGCAACGCCTTCATCCAAGACATGCTCCATCCAATTCGGGAAAAGGATAGCTAATCCCCCGCCGTGCGGAATATCGTATACCGCGCTTACGGCATGCTCAATGTTATGGGTAGCCCAGTCGCCGCGGATCCCCATAGCGAGGGTACCATTTAAGGCCATAGTACCGCTGTACAGAATGGTTTCGCGATACTCGTATTGCTGCGGATGTTCCAACAGTTTGGAGGCTGTTGCGATTACGGTTCTTAGAATAGTCTCACAAAAGCCGTCCTGGACCGGGGAATTTCCTGTATGGTTGAAATACTGCTCTAAAACATGCGACATAATGTCGACGATGCCGTATATCGTTTGGTCTTTCGGTACTGTATAAGTGAACTCAGGATTGAGAATAGAGAATTTAGGGAACACAAGGGGACTGCTCCAACCGTATTTTTCCTGAGTCTCCCAGTTGGTGATGACGGAGCCGGAATTCATCTCCGAGCCGGTAGCCGCGAGTGTAAGTACCGTACCAAAAGGCATGGCTTCTTCAGCCGTAGCCTTGCGTGTGATAATATCCCATACGCTGCCATCATACCTTGCTCCGATAGCGATAGCTTTGGCGCAGTCGATCACACTGCCTCCGCCAACGGCAAGAATGAAATCGATGCCTTCTTTTCTGCAAATATCAATTCCTCTCTGTACTGTGGTCAAACGGGGATTCGGTTCGACACCGCTCAGTTCATGAACCTCGGCATCAATTCCGTGTAACTGACGGATAACCGCATCGTAGACCCCATTTTTCTTTATGCTGCCTCCACCATACACAAGAAGAATGTTTCTGCCGAACGGCGGAATTTGTGTACTGAGATGCTCAAGCGTATCTTTTCCGAAAAAAAGTCGGGTCGGGTTATAAAACATAAACGTATCCATATAGGCTTCCTCCAATGTGGTTAATTATGTATCTGTAAACAGAGGGGGCTCAATGTTTATCTGTACCTTTTTTATTATAACAAATGACTCGAATGGAACCAAAAATTAGTAAAAGACCAAGCCGAAAACGTGTAAAGTATGCTATACTAATCCATGGCATTTACAATATATTTATGATACAAAGTGGGGAGACCATGGGAGAACTGCAACTTTCGCTTCGTCGTTATGGGCTGACAACGGTACGCCGCCTGCCCCTGCTATTATGGTCTCTTTGGATTGTTTTTTTAGTAGAGTTACTGAGCCGGGGTCAATGGTTAGATACCTTTGGATGGACATTCGAAGCGATCCCGGAACTGATACTAAACACCCTGGTAGTCTTGGGCTTATTGCTGCTTTTGACGGCATTCACGGGCAGTGTTCGTCTTTCGTTCTGGCTCGTAGCCGCAGTGTGTATAACTTTCGGACTGATTAGCGGCATTAAACTGGAAATATTAGGGGTCCCTTTCTTGCCATGGGATCTTCTGCTAACCAGCGAAACGAAAGATATGACACCGTACCTCCGTGGTTTATTAAGTTTTACGGTTATTTCGGGTTTCGTTCTTTTCGTGGCGATCAGTATTTTGTTGCTTTACAAGGTTGCAAGGAACGACCTTCAGTTGGGCTTGAGGCACCGGATAGGGATGGGGCTGGTGTCCGCATTGTTATTGATATCTATATACAATGACGGTGCATTCTCGTTAAAGAAGCTGGCAAACATCGATAATATTGCATGGGACCAAACCATAAATGTAAAGACCAACGGTTTTTTATTGTCGACCGTTATGAATATCAAGTTTCTTTATTTGCAAGAACCGAAGGGCTACGATGAGCAATCGATTCGAGCAATGGCATCGGGTGCCTCTCCCGCCGTAGCGGAAGCAGACGAGGTCAAGCCTAATATTATTGTTGTCTTGAGCGAATCGTTCTGGGATGCGACTCAGGTCGAGGGTTTGAAGTTCAGTAAAGATCCTCTGCCGTTCTACCATTCGTTAGTGGAAAAGTACACGAG
This genomic window contains:
- a CDS encoding zf-TFIIB domain-containing protein, whose protein sequence is MNCPVCDGVKMREVEKEQIMIDICPSCKGVWLDRGELDKLMQGVREVREPFNQWYEGHETRRTSKEDEYDKRYNKEHDQRRPYPEDYNRHYNPKYKKKKSVMDIFGDLFD
- a CDS encoding DASS family sodium-coupled anion symporter, which gives rise to MVKQVAVWGCLLFVLLSPMIPQSSEMGSEGWSALAILSLAIVLWLTNVIPASVTSMMVVVLVSLLGILPFEQAAQALGKEEIWLILSMLMMGVAVEKYSLDKRLAYNMLLFAGGSVKYIVMYLIVIAFLLTFFMPNALGRLTVLLPVSIGLIETMKAQGGANFSKLIILTVTFVPYVSTISLLTGAGGSIYAVGLFDSMLGHQWTYVDWMLLMMPITLVVLAAFWVLLLYLFPPETAVLTGGEQFFKQERDKLGPVTVAEKKLIALYLLLTLLWMTSSLHHLPIALTGVLVVTLLFIPGIQLLSWKEAMSKVDWGVPLLFAAGFALADALNESGVVRWASGMATSLLTDLPAAILAMAMMSAFILIRIGFTNYTAMVASLLPVALTFAAGSTLNPLWLGMLCVVASSIGYFIPTQSAGSMTTFAMGYYSGRDYLVIGSLITLFMFLTTLVAAFLYWPLLGLSVHPG
- a CDS encoding DinB family protein; translation: MSLALHTEKVVRQITIAKIEAISEEFFDVQPPQFNNTIRWNLGHIVSATDGLIFQRISQTSHLPEGFADLFRGGTKPADWTTTPPTKAELIELLKSQVHILEETFANRLGEKLPEPLQIRDLSFSTVEEVINFASMHETMHSTIVSDMLKIIQHQSK
- a CDS encoding iron-containing alcohol dehydrogenase translates to MDTFMFYNPTRLFFGKDTLEHLSTQIPPFGRNILLVYGGGSIKKNGVYDAVIRQLHGIDAEVHELSGVEPNPRLTTVQRGIDICRKEGIDFILAVGGGSVIDCAKAIAIGARYDGSVWDIITRKATAEEAMPFGTVLTLAATGSEMNSGSVITNWETQEKYGWSSPLVFPKFSILNPEFTYTVPKDQTIYGIVDIMSHVLEQYFNHTGNSPVQDGFCETILRTVIATASKLLEHPQQYEYRETILYSGTMALNGTLAMGIRGDWATHNIEHAVSAVYDIPHGGGLAILFPNWMEHVLDEGVARFKQFAVNVFEIDPTGKTDRETALEGIRALRSFWSSIGAPSRLADYDIHAEKLELMADKAMARGAFGNFKTLGREDVLKIYHMSL